The segment CGATTTCCATCGCACGACCACCCAGTACATATGAAGGACGCACAACGAGTGGGAAGCCGATCTCTTTAGATTTATCAATCGCCTGTTCCATTGTTGTTACTGTTGCGTTTTCAGGCTGTAGCAGGCCTAAACGTTCAACAGCAGCTTGGAAGCGTTCACGGTCTTCTGCACGGTCGATAGCATCTGGGCTAGTACCAATGATAGGCACGCCAGCCGCTTCTAAAGCACGCGCTAGTTTCAGTGGAGTTTGACCACCGTACTGAACGATAACGCCTTTTGGCTTTTCAACACGTACGATTGCTAGTACGTCTTCCAGTGTTACTGGTTCGAAGTACAGACGGTCTGAAGTGTCGTAGTCTGTAGAAACTGTCTCAGGGTTACAGTTAACCATGATAGTTTCGTAGCCATCTTCGCGAAGTGCTAGAGATGCGTGTACACAACAGTAGTCAAATTCGATACCTTGACCGATACGGTTTGGACCGCCGCCAAGAACCATGATCTTGTCTTTATCTGTTGGGTTCGCTTCACACTCTTCATCGTAAGATGAGTACATGTATGCGGTATCTGAAGCAAATTCAGCAGCACAAGTATCCACACGTTTGTAAACTGGGTGAATATCGTACTGGTCACGTAGGCGACGAATTTCGCTTTCAGCAACACCTAGCAGTTTAGACAGACGAGCATCAGCGAAGCCTTTACGCTTCATCTGTTTCAGCACATCTTTAGTCAGACCAGCGAAACCGCCCGCTTTCACTTGCTCTTCCAACTTAACCAGTTCTTCGATTTGAACTAGGAACCAACGGTCAATATTGGTTAGATTGAATACGCCATCAACTGACATACCTGCACGGAATGCGTCTGCGATGTACCAAATACGCTCAGCACCAGCTTCTTTTAGCTCGTGACGGATTTTAGTCAAAGCATCTGGTGCATCTAGGTCAACCATTTCATCCAAGCCGTTCGCACCTACTTCTAGGCCACGAAGTGCTTTTTGTAGCGATTCTTGTTGGTTACGACCGATTGCCATTACCTCACCAACAGACTTCATCTGTGTCGTTAGGCGGCTATTTGCGCCAGCAAATTTCTCGAAGTTAAAGCGAGGAATCTTAGTCACAACGTAGTCGATTGTTGGTTCGAATGATGCTGGTGTTGCACCACCAGTGATGTCATTCATTAGCTCATCAAGAGTGAAGCCAACTGCCAGTTTCGCTGCGATTTTCGCGATTGGGAAACCAGTTGCTTTCGAAGCAAGAGCAGAAGAACGAGATACACGTGGGTTCATCTCGATGATAACCATACGGCCATCTTTCGGGTTGATACCAAACTGAACGTTTGAACCACCAGTCTCTACACCGATTTCACGCAGTACTGCTAGCGATGCATTACGCATTAGCTGGTACTCTTTATCCGTTAGCGTTTGAGCTGGTGCTACCGTGATCGAGTCACCTGTGTGAATACCCATTGGGTCAAAGTTTTCAATCGCACAAACGATGATACAGTTGTCGTTCTTATCACGAACAACTTCCATCTCGTACTCTTTCCAACCAATTAGAGATTCATCGATAAGCAGCTCGTTAGTTGGAGAAAGATCCAAACCACGGCGACAGATTTCTTCGAACTCTTCTTTGTTATAAGCGATACCACCACCAGTACCACCCATAGTGAATGAAGGGCGGATAATACATGGGAAACCAACCATATCTAGGACACGGTAAGCATCTTCCATTGTTTTGGCAGTATCAGCGCGTGGACATTCTAAACCGATAGACTTCATTGCTTTATCAAAGCGAGAACGGTCTTCAGCTTTGTCGATTGCATCTGCAGTCGCACCAATCATCTCTACGCCGAACTCTTTAAGAACGCCATTTGCTTCTAGAGCAAGCGCACAGTTAAGAGCCGTTTGACCACCCATTGTTGGAAGAATCGCATCTGGGCGCTCTTTCTCGATGATCTTACGTACAACTTCCCAGTGGATTGGCTCGATGTATGTTGCATCAGCCATTTCTGGGTCAGTCATGATAGTTGCAGGGTTTGAGTTCACAAGAATAACTCGGTAGCCCTCTTCGCGTAGTGCTTTACACGCTTGAGCGCCAGAGTAGTCAAACTCACAAGCCTGACCGATAACAATTGGACCTGCACCTAAAATAAGAATGCTCTGAATGTCAGTACGTTTTGGCATTATCTACTACTCCAAATTAAGCGCGGTGTTGTTTAATCAATTCAATGAAGTGGTCAAATAGCGGTGCAGCATCGTGCGGACCTGGGCTCGCTTCAGGGTGACCCTGGAAGCTGAATGCCGGTTTGTCCGTACGGTGAATACCTTGCAGAGAACCGTCAAATAGAGACTTGTGCGTTGCACGTAGGTTCTCAGGTAGCGTTGCTTCGTCCGCAGCAAAACCGTGGTTTTGAGAAGTAATCATGACCACATCACGGTCAATATCTTTAACCGGGTGGTTTGCACCATGGTGGCCAAACTTCATTTTTACTGTTTTAGCACCTGAAGCCAACGCTAGGATTTGGTGACCTAAACAGATACCAAATACCGGCAGAGCTTTATCAAGGAACACTTTCGTTGCTTCAATCGCGTAAGTACATGGCTCTGGGTCACCAGGGCCATTCGATAGGAATACGCCATCTGGGTTCATCGCTAGTACTTCTTCAGCTGAAGTTTCTGCAGGTACTACAGTTAAACGACAACCGCGGTCAACTAACATACGTAGGATATTGCGTTTCGCACCAAAATCGTAAGCCACTACATGGTATGGCAACTCACTGTCATCTTTAGGTTCAGGTAGACCACCTTCCAGTGTCCACGAACCTTGTTTCCATTCATACGCTTCTTTCGTCGTTACAACTTTCGCCAAGTCCATGCCTTTAAGGCCTGGGAACTCTTTAGCTTTAACCAACGCAAGAGCTTCATCTAGGTTATCGCCTGCCATAATGCAACCGTTCTGAGCGCCTTTCTCACGTAAAATGCGCGTAAGTTTACGCGTATCGATATCAGCAATACCGACGATATTTTGTGATTTAAGGTAATCAGAAAGAGATTTTTCACTACGGAAGTTAGAAGCGATAAGAGGAAGATCGCGAATCACAAGGCCTTGTGCATGAATTGAAGAAGATTCTTCATCTTCGGTATTAGTGCCGGTATTGCCAATGTGAGGATAAGTTAGTGTAACGATTTGTTGAGAATAGGAAGGATCAGTGAGGATTTCTTGGTACCCCGTCATCGAGGTATTAAAAACGACTTCACCAACGGATGAACCATCTGCCCCAATGGACACTCCGCGGAACACTGTCCCATCTTCTAGGACTAACAGTGCTGATTTACTCAAGACAACCTCCAGAATAAAAATGCATAAAATTTAAATTAAATTGCAAATTTGCCTTCCTGTTCGCGTGAAAATCATGCTCTAGGCTAATTTTGACAAATTGGCGGTATTTTAGAGATCGCTGTGACCTATGTCAACGTTAGCAGATAAATTAAACTCAAATTTATTACCTTAGAGCTAAAAAAGAGCTCTAACCCATCAAAAAAGCATGTTTTACTCATTCAAAAACAACATTTATAGGGCTTTGATTTTAAATTAGACAAAAATAGTTTGTTAATAATCGAAATCAGCGCAAAAAAAAATAAGCAAACGTTAATATCATTTTTTTATTGTCAAAAACAGAGGAAAGTTGGAGAAATCAACCTCAACATGACAAAATCACTTAAAAAGTTAAAGGATAAGCTAAATTATAGGAAAGAAAATTTGATTAGAAAATGTTAGAGAAATTCTTATGCGCCAAGCGAACTTGACGCATAATTATGTAATTACAGTTCATTCAAACCTAGTACATCAGTCATGGTGTAAAAACCTGCTGATTTTTGATTCAACCAAACTGCAGCACGAATAGCACCGTTGGCAAATGTCATTCGATCTGTTGCCTTATGAG is part of the Vibrio diazotrophicus genome and harbors:
- the carB gene encoding carbamoyl-phosphate synthase large subunit, which codes for MPKRTDIQSILILGAGPIVIGQACEFDYSGAQACKALREEGYRVILVNSNPATIMTDPEMADATYIEPIHWEVVRKIIEKERPDAILPTMGGQTALNCALALEANGVLKEFGVEMIGATADAIDKAEDRSRFDKAMKSIGLECPRADTAKTMEDAYRVLDMVGFPCIIRPSFTMGGTGGGIAYNKEEFEEICRRGLDLSPTNELLIDESLIGWKEYEMEVVRDKNDNCIIVCAIENFDPMGIHTGDSITVAPAQTLTDKEYQLMRNASLAVLREIGVETGGSNVQFGINPKDGRMVIIEMNPRVSRSSALASKATGFPIAKIAAKLAVGFTLDELMNDITGGATPASFEPTIDYVVTKIPRFNFEKFAGANSRLTTQMKSVGEVMAIGRNQQESLQKALRGLEVGANGLDEMVDLDAPDALTKIRHELKEAGAERIWYIADAFRAGMSVDGVFNLTNIDRWFLVQIEELVKLEEQVKAGGFAGLTKDVLKQMKRKGFADARLSKLLGVAESEIRRLRDQYDIHPVYKRVDTCAAEFASDTAYMYSSYDEECEANPTDKDKIMVLGGGPNRIGQGIEFDYCCVHASLALREDGYETIMVNCNPETVSTDYDTSDRLYFEPVTLEDVLAIVRVEKPKGVIVQYGGQTPLKLARALEAAGVPIIGTSPDAIDRAEDRERFQAAVERLGLLQPENATVTTMEQAIDKSKEIGFPLVVRPSYVLGGRAMEIVYDEQDLRRYFNEAVSVSNESPVLLDRFLDDATEVDIDAICDGERVVIGGIMEHIEQAGVHSGDSACSLPAYTLSQEIQDKMREQVEKLAFELGVRGLMNTQFAVKDNEVYLIEVNPRAARTVPFVSKATGAPLAKIAARVMAGQTLEQQGFTKEIIPPYYSVKEVVLPFNKFPGVDPLLGPEMRSTGEVMGVGATFAEAYAKAELGCGSVYPEGGRALLSVREGDKERVVDLASKLVKLGYQLDATHGTAVILGEAGINPRLVNKVHEGRPHILDRIKNNEYTYIVNTASGRQAIEDSKVLRRGALAEKVNYTTTLNAAFATCMSHTADAKASVTSVQELHAKVKASLA
- the carA gene encoding glutamine-hydrolyzing carbamoyl-phosphate synthase small subunit, which translates into the protein MSKSALLVLEDGTVFRGVSIGADGSSVGEVVFNTSMTGYQEILTDPSYSQQIVTLTYPHIGNTGTNTEDEESSSIHAQGLVIRDLPLIASNFRSEKSLSDYLKSQNIVGIADIDTRKLTRILREKGAQNGCIMAGDNLDEALALVKAKEFPGLKGMDLAKVVTTKEAYEWKQGSWTLEGGLPEPKDDSELPYHVVAYDFGAKRNILRMLVDRGCRLTVVPAETSAEEVLAMNPDGVFLSNGPGDPEPCTYAIEATKVFLDKALPVFGICLGHQILALASGAKTVKMKFGHHGANHPVKDIDRDVVMITSQNHGFAADEATLPENLRATHKSLFDGSLQGIHRTDKPAFSFQGHPEASPGPHDAAPLFDHFIELIKQHRA